The Streptomyces fungicidicus nucleotide sequence GACCGGGACCGCCCATGGGGCCGCCCATCGGACCGCCCATCGGGCCGCCGGGGCCCATCTGCCCCTGCATCGGGCCGCCCTGGCCCATCGGGCCGGGACCCTGACCCATCGGCCCGGGACCCTGGCCCATGGGGCCGGGACCCTGCGGGCCGCCCTGTCCGCCGGGGCCGGCGGGCAGCTGGGGAGCACCGCTCGGCAGCTGGGGCGGGCCACCCATGGGGCCACCCATCTGCTGCTGCGGCGGGCCCGATATGCCGGCGGGCACCGGAGCGCCGGGACCTCGCATGCCCTGCTGGGGCATCCCCTGCTGGGGCATGCCCTGGGGCGGGCCCTGCTGTTGCTGCTGGTCCTGTGGCTCAGGAGGCTTGCGCATGTTCTGCTGGTTCTGGGCGGCGGCGCGCGTGGCCGCGGCCAGCTTGGCGCGCAGGTCCTCGTTCTCGCGCAGCAGGCGCGTCAGTTCGGCTTCGACCTCGTCGAGGAAGGCATCGACCTCGTCCTCGTCATAGCCTTCTCGGAGGCGGACGGTCGTGAACTGCTTGTTCCGCACGTCCTCGGGGGTCAACGGCATCTCTTCACCTCAACGTAGTCATCGGCAGTCGGCAAGACCGTATCGTCCACAGTCACCTCGCGAGATTGCCCACGATCGAGATCAGGATGTAGACGATGATCATCAGGACGAAGAAGGACAGGTCGAGCGCCACGCCCCCGAGACGCAGCGGCGGGATGAACCGCCGCAGAAGCTTCAGCGGTGGATCGGTGACAGTGTAGGTGGCCTCCAGGACGACCACCATCGCCTTGCCGGGTTGCCACGAGCGGGCGAACTGGAACACGTAATCCATGACCAAACGGAAGATCAGCACGATGAGGAACACCATCAGCGCGATGTAGATCACCTGCGCGAACACGCTCATGGTCTGTTTTTCCCTCTCCCCTGTACCGCTCTTGATCCGGTCCTGCGTCTCAGCTCTGGTTGAAGAACCCGCCCTCTGCGATGCGGGCCTTGTCCTCCGCCGTGACATCGACGTTAGCAGGAGACAGCAGGAACACCTTCTGCGTCACCCGCTCGATGCTGCCGTGGAGACCGAACACCAGACCGGCCGCAAAGTCGACAAGTCGCTTCGCGTCCGTGTCGTCCATCTCGGTCAGATTCATGATCACCGGAGTGCCCTCACGGAAGTGTTCCCCGATGGTACGGGCCTCGTTGTAGGTCCGGGGGTGAAGCGTGGTGATCCGGTAAGGCTCTCGTTCCGACACGACCTTGGGCATGATCACCGGTGCGTTCTTCTCCAGGCTGGCGCGTTCTTGTGTGATGGATGCCACGGGCGCGATGCGCGCCGGGCGCGGCGATTCCGCGGGGAGCGAAGCGGCTCGGGCGACCGGCTCGCGCGGCGCGGGAGGATGTGCGACTCGTACCTCTTCGTCCCTTTGGGACTGATGTGATCCATGTGACTGGTGCGGCGGCTCGTGCCGCCGGTGGTCCCGCTCGGGCTCCGGGTCGAGTTCGGGTTCGAAGTCGTCGTCTGGGTCGAATCCGCGGCCGTCGTACCCGTCGTCCTCCACGAGGCCGAGGTAGACCGCCATCTTGCGCATCGCGCCGGCCATGCTCCTAGTCCTCCGCTCTGTGGTGGATCCGCTGACGACCGCCAAGTGCCCGCGATCCACTAGGTCTTTATGTCCGCTGTTCGGCGGAACTGACCATATTTTCTGCTGTGGTCCGACTTCCTGGCGACGTTACCCGAGCCTGGGGCGGACTCCGAGTACCGCACTGCCGACGCGCACATGTGTCGCTCCGGCGGCCACGGCCTGTTCGAGGTCCGCACTCATGCCTGCCGAGACCATGTTCGCAGTCGGATGGGTCCGGCGCAGGTCGGTCGACAAATCCATCAACCGCCCGAACGCCGCCTGTTCGCGCCCCGCGTACTCGCCGGTCAGCGGGGCTACGGTCATCAGCCCGCCGAGCCGCAGCCCCTCGGAGCGCGCGATCAGCCCGGCCAACTCCGCGACGCCGCCGGGCGCCACGCCTCCGCGCTCGCCCCTGCCGCCCTCGCCGGCGTCGAGCGCCACCTGGATCAGACAGCCGATCTCGCGGCCGGCCCGCACGGCCTCCTTGGAGAGGGCCGTCACCAGCCGGGAACGGTCGACGGACTGCACGAAGTCGGCGTAACCGACCACCGAACGGACCTTGTTGGTCTGAAGTTGACCGACGAAGTGCCAGGTGAGCGGCAGATCCGCGCAGGCGGCGGCCTTGGGGGCGGCGTCCTGGTCGCGGTTCTCGGCGACATGGCGCACCCCGAGTTCCGCCAGGGCGCGCACGTCGTCCGCGGGGTAGGTCTTGGTGACCACGACGAGGGTGACCTCCTCGCGCGCGCGTCCTGCGGCGGCGCACGCGGCGGCGATCCGCTCCTCCACTCTCGCCAGGTTCGCGGCGAGTTCGTCCTTACGGTCCGTCATGCCCCATCAGTCCAGCCACACATAGCCCGCGAGCCGCCCGGTGGTGCGGTCGCGGCGGTACGAGAAGTGATCCGCCGACTCCAGCGTGCACACCGGCGACTGCTGCCGGTCGCGCACCCCGAGCCGTTCCAGCTGCGCCCGCACGCCCGCGCCCACGTCGACCGACGGGGTGCCCCAGCCGGTCTCGGCGTGCGCCGCCGGCTCGACGGCGGCCACCTCGGCGCGCATCGTCTCCGGCACCTCGTAGCAACGGCCGCAGACGGCGGGCCCGGTACGGGCGACGATCCTGGCCGGGTCGGCGCCGAGCCCGGTCATGGCCCGTACGGCGGCCGGGACCACCCCGGCCACCAGCCCGGGCCGGCCCGCGTGGGCCGCGGCGACGACCCCGGCGACGGGGTCGGCGAGCAGCACCGGCACGCAGTCGGCGGTGAGCACGGCGAGGGCGAGCCCGCGCCGCGCGGTGACGATCGCGTCCACCTCGGGGACCGGGTTCCCGCCCCAGGGTTCGTCGACGACGACCGCGTCGGCCCCGTGCACCTGGTTCATCCAGACCACCCGGGCCGGGTCCACGCCGAGTGACGTGGCGGCGAGTTCGCGGTTGGCGCGTACGGCGCCTGGCTCGTCGCCGACGGCTCCGCCGAGGTTGAGCTCCGCATAAGGAGCGGCGCTCACCCCGCCCCACCGGTCGGTGAAGGCGAAGTGCGCGCCGCTCACGCTCTCGCGCTGTCCTATCACTTCAGGAAGTCCGGTACGTCCAGTTCCTCGGCCGCGCTGTCGTAGGTCCGCGACGGCGGGACCGGGGGCTGGGGGGCCGGGATTTCGCGCACCGGCTCCGGCGCCACCGGCTCCGGGTCCTCCTTCGGCGTGACGCTGCCGAGCGAGCCGAAGGACGGACGGCTCTCCGGCTGGCGGGCCGGGGCGGGCTCCTCGCGCTTGGCCGAGGAGGAGCCGAGGACGTTGTCCCGCTTGGAGGGCGGCTGGCCGCCGTCGAAGCCGGCGGCGATCACGGTGACCCGCACCTCGTCGCCGAGGGCGTCGTCGATCACCGCGCCGAAGATGATGTTGGCCTCGGGGTGGGCGGCCTCGCTGACCAGCTGTGCGGCCTCGTTGATCTCGAACAGACCGAGGTCGGAACCGCCGGAGATGGAGAGCAGCACGCCGCGGGCGCCGTCGATGGAGGCTTCGAGCAGCGGCGAGGAGATGGCCATCTCGGCCGCCGCCACCGCGCGGTCGTCGCCGCGGGCGGAACCGATGCCCATGAGGGCCGAACCGGCCTCGGACATGACCGACTTGACGTCGGCGAAGTCCAGGTTGATCAGGCCGGGCGTGGTGATCAGGTCGGTGATGCCCTGCACACCGGAGAGCAGCACCTGGTCCGCCGACTTGAAGGCGTCGAGAACCGAGACCTGGCGGTCCGAGATGGACAGCAGCCGGTCGTTCGGGATCACGATGAGGGTGTCGACCTCTTCGCGGAGCTCGGCGATGCCGTCCTCGGCCTGGTTGGCGCGGCGCCGGCCCTCGAAGGTGAACGGGCGGGTGACCACACCGATGGTGAGGGCGCCGAGCGAGCGGGCGATGTTGGCCACCACGGGCGCGCCGCCGGTGCCGGTGCCGCCGCCCTCGCCGGCCGTGACGAAGACCATGTCGGCCCCCTTGAGGACCTCCTCGATCTCCTCGCGGTGGTCCTCGGCGGCCTTGCGGCCGACGGCCGGGTTGGCTCCGGCGCCGAGTCCGCGGGTGAGTTCCCGGCCGACGTCGAGCTTGACGTCGGCGTCGCTCATCAACAGGGCTTGCGCGTCGGTGTTGATGGCGATGAACTCGACGCCCTTGAGACCGACCTCGATCATCCGGTTGATGGCATTGACACCACCGCCGCCGACACCGATGACTTTGATGACTGCGAGGTAGTTCTGCGGTGCTGCCACGTCGAAGGCCTCTCGCCTCGAGTTACGTGTCGCCCGACCGCTGAAGCACTGATGCCTTCGCGATCCGACGACTGATGCCGAATGGGACGGTCCGTAGCGCCGACCCGAACCCTAACGTTGAAGTTTAGGGTTACCAGTGTGTCTGTTCCCTGGAGTCTTCTGAACAGGACACTAAGTCGACAAGTGGCGCCCGTTCAACGAACACGCCGAACCTCCCGTTTTTCTTTTCACCCTATGTGATCAGCCATAGCGGTGCCCAACCAGGGTGCTGGCCTGCGCTGATGTGCGTCAACTCCCTGATGACGCCGGGGCCGTGGGAACGCTGACGTCGAAGTGTCGCGCGCCGGGCTCCGCTTTCATCAGCGCGGTGAGAGTACGGCTCTTCCGGGCGCCCTTCTCACTGCTTCCCCAGGCGACCGTGCGGCCGTCGGCCAACTCCAGCGAGATGTCGTCATAGGAACGGACCTTGACGCTGCGGGTGGCCCGCGCCACGGTGGCCGGAATCGCGCCGGCCACCCGCACCGCCTCACGCGTCAGCCGGTCCTCGTCGAAGCGGCGCAGACTCGCCGCCGCGGAGCCGGTGCGGGAGACGGTCAATTCAAGAGCGGGCACGCCTTTCGGCGCCTTGGAGACCGTGGCGAACCGGACACCGTCGTCGTCCACTTCGACGAACTTCCCGCCTTTGCGGACGAGGAGAACCGGGGTCCGTTCCGTCACCTTCAAGGTGATCTCGTGCGGCCAGTCGCGCACCACGTCGACCGTGTCGATGCGGGGCAGGGCGGCGGAAAGCCGCGCCTCGATCGCATCGGTGTCGACCGAAACCAGCTGTTCTCCCAGGGGGACCTCGGCGGCCCGGCGCACCTGTTCGGCGGTCAGCACGCCGGTTCCGGACACCGACACGCGCTCCACCCGCACCAGGTCCGACCCGTAGAGCAGCCAGAAGGCGCCGCTGCCGAGGAACACCAGGGCGACGGCCAGAACGATGATCAGACGAAGTTGTCGTCGTTTGAACCGCCGGGCGGGCGGCGGGCCGGACGACTCCCGCTTGCGTTCACCACGCTCGGCGGTGGTCGATCCGGCCATGCTGCCTGCCCTCCGTCATGCGCCTCTAGCGGTGCGTACGGGCGGCGATCGCCTCGTACACCATGCCGACGAGCAGGTCGTCGGCGTCCCGGCGGCCGAACTCGGCGGCGGCGCGGGACATCTCGTACAGCCGGTGCGGATCGGCGAGCACGGGCAGCACGTTCTGCTGCACCCACTCGGGCGTCAGCTCCGCGTCGTCGACCAGCAGTCCGCCGCCGGCCTTGACCACCGGCTGGGCGTTGAGCCGCTGTTCGCCGTTGCCGATGGGCAGCGGGACGTAGGCGGCCGGGAGCCCGACGGCGGAGAGTTCGGCGACGGTCATCGCGCCCGCGCGGCAGAGCATCATGTCGGCCGCGGCGTACGCGAGGTCCATCCGGTCCAGGTAACTTACCGGGATGTACGGGGGCATCCCCGGCATCTGGTGCACCTGCGGCAGTTCGTTCTTCGGGCCGACCGCGTGCAGGATCTGGATCCCGGCCTGCTGCAGCCACGGAGCGACCTGCTGGACGACCTCGTTGAGCCGCCGGGCGCCCTGCGAGCCGCCGGAGACCAGCAGCGTGGGCAGGTTGGGGTCGAGGCCGAACGCGGCGCGGGCCTCGGGGCGTACGGCGGCCCGGTCGAGGGTGGAGACGGAGCGGCGCAGCGGGATGCCGATGTAGCGGGAGTTGCGCAGCTTGCTGTCGGGCGTGGAGACGGCGACCTGCGCGGCGTACCGGGAGCCGATCTTGTTGGCCAGTCCGGGCCGGGCGTTGGCCTCGTGGATCACGATCGGCACACCGAGCCGCTTGGCCGCGAGATAGCCGGGCAGGGCCACATAGCCGCCGAAGCCGACCACGGCGTCCGCCTTGGTGCGCTCCAGGATCTGCTCGGCCGCCTTGATGGTGCCGCGCAGCCGGCCCGGGACGGTGATCAGCTCGGGGGTGGGCTTGCGTGGCAGCGGCACGGCGGGGATCAGCGCCAGTTCGTACCCGCGCTCGGGTACGAGACGGGTCTCCAGGCCTCGCTCCGTCCCCAGGGCCGTGATGCCCACGGTCGGATCCTGCCTGCGCAGGGCGTCCGCGAGGGCGAGCGCGGGCTCGATGTGGCCCGCGGTTCCTCCGCCGGCGAGTACGACATGCACCGAAATTCACCGCTCTCCGGACGAACGCGCCACCGGGGCGCGCCGTCGCATCGTGTTCCATCTCCGGGGCCGCTGTGAACCCCCGTTCCGCTTTTTACCAAAGCGGGGTTGCCGCATGGCAAGCGCCATCCGTGCAGCGGGGTCCTCACGCGCGAAGGCGATCAGCAGCCCGATGGCGAACATGGTCGGCAGCAGGGCGGATCCCCCGTAGGAGAACAGCGGGAGCGGGACTCCGGCGATCGGCAGCAAGCCGAGCACCGCACCGATGTTGATCACGGCCTGGGCCGTGATCCAGGTGGTCACGCCTCCCGCGGCATACCTGACGAAGGGGTCCTCCGTGCGTCCGGCCACGCGGATACCCGCATAGCCTAGAGCCGCGAACAGGGCGAGCACCGACAGCGTCCCCGCCAGACCCAGTTCCTCACCGGTGACGGCGAAGATGAAGTCCGTGTGCGCTTCCGGGAGTTGGCCCCATTTCTCCACACTCGCCCCGAGTCCGGATCCGAAGATGCCGCCGGAGGCGAGGGCGTAGATCCCGTGCACGGCCTGCCAGCAGTCGACCGGCCCCGACTGGGGTTCGGTGGCGCCGAGGCAGGCGAGCCGGGCCATGCGGTTGGGGCTGGTGCGGATCAGGAACACGCCGATCAGCGCGGCGACCGAGAGCACCCCCACGAACAGCCGCGTGGGCGCCCCCGCGAGCCACAGCAGGCCGAACAGGATCGCCGTGAGGATGATCGCCGTACCCATGTCGCCGCCGAGCATGATCAGGCCGAGCAGCATCAGGGCGGCCGGGACCAGCGGCACCAGCATGTGCTTCCACTGGGAGAGCAGCCGTCTGTCCTGTTTGCGGGCGAGCAGATCGGCGCCCCACAGCACCAGCGCCAGCTTGCCGAACTCGCTGGGCTGGATCTGGAAGGAGCCGCCGAGGGCGATCCAGTTCTGGTTTCCGTTGACCGCCACCCCTATCCCCGGCACCTGCACCAGGGCCATCAGGAAGACGGCGCCCGCGAGGATCGGGTAGGCCAGCGCGCGGTGCAGCCTCACCGGCATCCGGGAGGCCGCCAGCAGCAGTACGCCGCCGATCGCGGCGGCCAGCAACTGTTTGCGGAAGAAGTACGAGCCCGGCAGCGACATCTGCAGCGCCGTGATCTGGGAGGCCGAGTAGACCATCACCAGACCGAGCACGGTGATCAGCAGACTGCCGCCGAGGATCAGGTAGTACGCGGTCAGCGGCCGGTCCCAAGCCTTGCGCGCCCGGATGTACAGGGTGCGCACGGGGTTGTCGCGGGGCCCGGGCACGGCGGGACCGCGCACGGCCCGCCGCACGGGCGGGCGGCCGGTACGGCTACTGGGCATCCGGGCCTCCGCTGTACGCCGTCGACGGTCCCACGCGTCCCTCCCAAGGTCGCCCGGCACCAGGCGGTCCGGGGTCAGGCGCCGAGCTCGCGCACCGCCTGGGCGAACGCGTCACCGCGCTTGTTGTAGTTGGCGAACATGTCCATCGAGGCGCAGGCCGGGGCCAGCAGCACCGTGTCGCCGGGCCGTGCCAGCCGCTGGGCCTCCTGGACTGCCTGGAGCATCGCCCCAGTGTCGGTCCGGTCGAGGTCGACGACGGGTACCTCCGGGGCGTGTCGCGCGAGGGCTTCGCGGATCAGGGCCCGGTCCCGGCCGATCAGCACGGCGCCGCGCAGCCGCTTCGCCGCGCCGCCGACCAGCTCGTCGAAGGTGGCGCCCTTGGCGAGCCCGCCGGCGATCCACACGATCGAGTCGTAGGCGGCCAACGAGGCTTCCGCGGCGTGGGTGTTGGTGGCCTTGGAGTCGTCGATCCACGTGACGCCGTCCACGTCGGCGACGTGCGCGATGCGATGGGCGTCCGGGGTGAAGGCCCGCAGGCCGTCCCGTACGGCGCTCGCCGGCACCCCGTAGGCCCGCGCGAGGGCCGCCGCGGCAAGGGCGTTGGCGATGTTGTGCGGGGCGGGCGGGTTCACGTCCGAGACCTCGGCGAGCTCCTGGGCGTTGCGCTGCCGGTTCTCGACGAAGGCGCGGTCGACCAGGATGCCCTCCACGACGCCGAGTTGGGAGGGGCCCGGGGCGCCGAGGGTGAAGCCCACGGCGCGGCAGCCCTCCTCCACGTCGGCTTCGCGGACCAGGTCCTCGGTGGAGGGCTTGCCGGTGGCGTCCGCGTTGTAGACGCAGGCGACGCGGTTGCCCTCGTAGACGCGGCCCTTGTCCCTGGCGTACGCCTCCATGGAGCCGTGCCAGTCGAGGTGGTCGGGGGCGAGGTTCAGCACGGCCGCCGAGTGGGCGCGCAGGGACGGCGCCCAGTGGAGCTGGTAGCTGGACAGCTCCACGGCGAGCACGTCGTACGGCTCCTCGCCGAGCACCGCGTCGAGGAGGGAGACGCCGATGTTGCCGACGGCGGCGGTGCGCAGTCCGGCCGCCTCCAGGATGGAGGCGAGCATCTGGACGGTCGTGGTCTTGCCGTTGGTGCCGGTGACCGCGAGCCACGGGGCCGCGTCGGGGCCGCGCAGCCGCCAGGCGAGTTCGACGTCGCCCCACACCGGCACCCCGGCCCGGTCCGCCGCGGCGAACAGCGGCTTGTCAGGCCTCCAGCCGGGGGCCGTGACGATCAGCTCGGTGCCGTCGGGCAGGGTTTCGCCGTCACCGAGGCGGACGGTGACGCCGAGCGCCTCCAGTTCGGCGGCCTGCTCGCGCGCCCGCGCGTCGTCGCCGTCGTTGACGACGGTGACCTCCGCGCCGAGCCCGTGCAGCGCCCTGGCCGCCGGTACGCCGGAGACGCCGAGTCCGGCGACGGTGACGTGCTTGCCCTGCCAGTCGGTCACTTGTCCGCTGCCCATCCCGCGTAGAAGAGACCCAGTCCGACGATCACACAGATGCCCTGGATGATCCAGAAGCGGACCACCACAAGGACTTCGGACCAGCCTTTGAGTTCGAAGTGATGCTGGAGCGGCGCCATCCGGAAGACCCGCTTCCCGGTGAGCCGGAAGGAGCCGACCTGGATGACCACCGACATGGTGATGAGGACGAACAGACCGCCCAGGATGGCGAGCAGCAGCTCGGTGCGGGAGCAGATCGCGAGGCCCGCGAGCACGCCGCCGAGCGCCAGCGAACCGGTGTCGCCCATGAAGATCTTGGCCGGGGAGGTGTTCCACCACAGGAAGCCGAGGCAGGAACCCATCAGCGCGGAGGCGACGACCGCGAGGTCCAGCGGGTCGCGCACCTCGTAACAGGCGCCCGGGTTGGTCAGGGTGTCGCCGTTGGCGCAGGACTCCTGGAACTGCCAGACGCCGATGAAGGTGTAGGCGCCGAAGACGAGCACGGAGGCGCCGGTGGCGAGGCCGTCCAGACCGTCGGTCAGGTTCACGCCGTTCGACATGGCGAGGATCATGAACAGCGCCCAGACGACGAACAGCACCGGGCCGATGGTCCAGCCGAAGTCCGTGATGAACGACAGCTTCGTGGAGGCCGGGGTCTGCCCGCGGGAGTCCGCGAACTGGAGCGACAGCACCGCGAAGCCGATGCCGACGATCAGCTGGCCGGCCATCTTCGCCTTGGCCCGCAGACCCAGCGAACGCCGCTTGACGATCTTGATGTAGTCGTCCAGGAAGCCGACCATGCCCATGCCGACCATGAGGCCGAGCACCAACAGCCCGGAGAAGGTCGGGGGTTTACCGGTGATGACCTTGGACAGGAAGTAGGCGGCGAGCGTCGCCAGGATGAAGGCGATGCCACCCATCGTCGGCGTACCGCGCTTGCTGGCGTGCTCGCGCGGGCCGTCGTCGCGGATGTACTGCCCGTACCCCTTGCGGGCGAGCAGTTTGATCAGCAGCGGAGTGCCGATCAGGGTGAGGAAGAGACCAATGACTCCTGCGAACAGGATCTGATTCATCATCGGGCGGCGACCTCACCCTCGGCACCGGTCTCGAGCAGCGCCTGCGCCACGCTCTCGAGCCCGACCGAACGGGATGCCTTCACGAGTACGACATCCCCCGGGCGCAATTCGCTGCGCAACAGGTCGACCGCCGCCTGTGCGTCGGACACGTGCACCGACTCCTCACCCCACGAACCCTCGTTATATGCGCCCAGTTGCAGCCAGGCGGCTTCCCTGCCCCCGACCGCGACGAGCTTGCTGACGTTGAGCCGGACGGCGAGCCGTCCGACCGCGTCGTGCTCGGCGAGCGCCTCGTCCCCGAGCTCGGCCATCTTGCCGAGCACCGCCCACGTACGACGCCCCTTGCCCATGGCCACCAGCGCGCGCAGCGCTGCCTTCATGGATTCGGGGTTCGCGTTGTAGGCGTCGTTGACGACCGTCACGCCGTCCGGCCGCTCGGTGACCTCCATGCGCCAGCGGGAGAGGGAGCCCGCCTCGGAGAGCGCGCGGGCGATCTCGTCTGCGGACATGCCCAACTCGTGGGCGACGGCGGCCGCGGCGAGCGCGTTCGACACGTGATGCTCACCGTACAGGCGCATGGTCACATCGGATGCACCGGAGGGTGTGTGAAGCCTGAAGGAAGGCTGTCCGCTGTCCGTGAGTCGCACGTTCTCGGCCCGAACGTCCGCTTCGCCGGACTCTCCGAAAAGGATCACCTTCGCCTTCGTACGGGACGCCATGGCCCTTACGAGGGGGTCGTCCGCGTTGAGGACCGCGGCGCCGCCCTCCTCGGCCGGCGGCAGCGACTCCACCAACTCGCCCTTGGCCTGGGCGATCTGCTCCCGGCCGCCGAACTCGCCGATGTGGGCGGAGCCGACGTTCAGGACCAGGCCGACCTTCGGCGGGGTCAGACCGGTGAGGTAGCGGATGTGGCCGATTCCGCGCGCTCCCATCTCCAGCACGAGGAACTTCGTCTCCTCGGTGGCGGTGAGCGCGGTGAGCGGCAGCCCGATCTCGTTGTTGAGCGAGCCGGGGGTGAAGACGGTCGGCGCGGCCCGCTGCAGGACCTGCGCGATGAGGTCCTTGGTGCTGGTCTTGCCGGCCGAGCCGGTGAGCGCGACGAGCGTGGTCCCGAGCCTGCCGACGACGTACCGGGCGAGGGCCCCGAGGGCCGCCTGGACGTCCTCCACGACGATCGCGGGCACCCCCACGGGCCGCGAGGCGAGCACGGCGACCGCGCCCGCCCCGACGACCCGGGCCGCGAAGTCGTGGCCGTCCACGCGCTCGCCGACGAAGGCGACGAACAGGCTGCCCGGACCCGCCTCCCGCGAGTCCCTGACGACCGGTCCGGTGACCTGGACGGACGGGTCCGGTATGTCGTGCGTCTGCCCGCCGACGACTTCTGCGATCTCGGCGAGGGAGAGGGCGATCACAAGTTCATCCCTGGGTCTTCTTGATGGCTTCCCGAAGCACCTGGCGGTCGTCGAAGGGACGCACCACCCCGGCGATGTCCTGGCCCTGCTCGTGGCCCTTGCCGGCGACCAGCACGGTGTCGCCGGGCTGCGCCCGGGCGACGGCGGCGGCGATCGCGGCGGCCCGGTCCTCGAAGACCTGCACCTCGCCGCGCTCGTGGGCGGGCACGGTGGCGGCGCCGTGGAGCATGGTGGCGAGGATCGACAGGGGGTCCTCGGAGCGGGGGTTGTCGGAGGTCAGTACGGCGGTGTCGGCGAGCCGCGCGGCGGCGGCGCCCATGGGCGCCCGCTTGGTCTTGTCCCGGTCGCCGCCGCAGCCGAGCACCACGTGCACCCGGCCCTCGGTGACCTTGCGCAGGGCGCGCAGCACGGACTCCACGGCGTCGGTCTTGTGGGCGTAGTCCACCACCGCCAGGTACGGCTGCCCGGCGTCCACCCGCTCCAGCCTGCCCGGCACGCCCGGCACGGCGGCGACGCCGTCGGCGGCGGCCTGCGGGTCGAGTCCGGCGACGGCCAGGGCGACGATCGCGGCCAGGGTGTTGGCCACGTTGAACGGGCCCGGCAGCGGCGACCGGGCGGCGATCCGCTCGCCCTTGGGGCCGACCACGGTGAACGTCGAGTCCATCGTGCCGACCTCGACGTCCTCGGCGCGCCAGTCGGCGTCGGGGTGGCCCTCGGCGGAGTAGGTGACGACCGGGACGCCGGCCTCCTTGGCGAGCCGGCGGCCGTACTCGTCGTCGGCGTTGACCACGCCGAGTCTGCCGCGTTCCGGCGTGAACAGCTGCGCCTTGGCCCGGAAGTAGTCCTCCATGTCGGAGTGGAACTCCATGTGTTCCGGGCTGAGGTTGGTGAAGACGCCGATGTCGAAGACGCAGCCGTCGACCCGGCCGAGGACCAGGGCGTGGCTGGAGACCTCCATGGCGACCGCGTCGGTGCCGCGCTCG carries:
- the murD gene encoding UDP-N-acetylmuramoyl-L-alanine--D-glutamate ligase, with protein sequence MGSGQVTDWQGKHVTVAGLGVSGVPAARALHGLGAEVTVVNDGDDARAREQAAELEALGVTVRLGDGETLPDGTELIVTAPGWRPDKPLFAAADRAGVPVWGDVELAWRLRGPDAAPWLAVTGTNGKTTTVQMLASILEAAGLRTAAVGNIGVSLLDAVLGEEPYDVLAVELSSYQLHWAPSLRAHSAAVLNLAPDHLDWHGSMEAYARDKGRVYEGNRVACVYNADATGKPSTEDLVREADVEEGCRAVGFTLGAPGPSQLGVVEGILVDRAFVENRQRNAQELAEVSDVNPPAPHNIANALAAAALARAYGVPASAVRDGLRAFTPDAHRIAHVADVDGVTWIDDSKATNTHAAEASLAAYDSIVWIAGGLAKGATFDELVGGAAKRLRGAVLIGRDRALIREALARHAPEVPVVDLDRTDTGAMLQAVQEAQRLARPGDTVLLAPACASMDMFANYNKRGDAFAQAVRELGA
- a CDS encoding UDP-N-acetylmuramoyl-tripeptide--D-alanyl-D-alanine ligase, with the translated sequence MIALSLAEIAEVVGGQTHDIPDPSVQVTGPVVRDSREAGPGSLFVAFVGERVDGHDFAARVVGAGAVAVLASRPVGVPAIVVEDVQAALGALARYVVGRLGTTLVALTGSAGKTSTKDLIAQVLQRAAPTVFTPGSLNNEIGLPLTALTATEETKFLVLEMGARGIGHIRYLTGLTPPKVGLVLNVGSAHIGEFGGREQIAQAKGELVESLPPAEEGGAAVLNADDPLVRAMASRTKAKVILFGESGEADVRAENVRLTDSGQPSFRLHTPSGASDVTMRLYGEHHVSNALAAAAVAHELGMSADEIARALSEAGSLSRWRMEVTERPDGVTVVNDAYNANPESMKAALRALVAMGKGRRTWAVLGKMAELGDEALAEHDAVGRLAVRLNVSKLVAVGGREAAWLQLGAYNEGSWGEESVHVSDAQAAVDLLRSELRPGDVVLVKASRSVGLESVAQALLETGAEGEVAAR
- the mraY gene encoding phospho-N-acetylmuramoyl-pentapeptide-transferase — protein: MMNQILFAGVIGLFLTLIGTPLLIKLLARKGYGQYIRDDGPREHASKRGTPTMGGIAFILATLAAYFLSKVITGKPPTFSGLLVLGLMVGMGMVGFLDDYIKIVKRRSLGLRAKAKMAGQLIVGIGFAVLSLQFADSRGQTPASTKLSFITDFGWTIGPVLFVVWALFMILAMSNGVNLTDGLDGLATGASVLVFGAYTFIGVWQFQESCANGDTLTNPGACYEVRDPLDLAVVASALMGSCLGFLWWNTSPAKIFMGDTGSLALGGVLAGLAICSRTELLLAILGGLFVLITMSVVIQVGSFRLTGKRVFRMAPLQHHFELKGWSEVLVVVRFWIIQGICVIVGLGLFYAGWAADK
- a CDS encoding UDP-N-acetylmuramoyl-L-alanyl-D-glutamate--2,6-diaminopimelate ligase, whose product is MTYPGPPRPVQVSATPLAELSGQLGVAAPEQTAEVTGITHDSRAVRPGDLYAALPGARAHGADFVTQAAGLGAVAVLTDPAGAERVAAAGLPALVVDDPRARMGELAATIYGHPGRDLLQIGITGTSGKTTTAYLVEGGLRTVHSTGLIGTVEMRIGDERIKSERTTPEATDLQALFAVMRERGTDAVAMEVSSHALVLGRVDGCVFDIGVFTNLSPEHMEFHSDMEDYFRAKAQLFTPERGRLGVVNADDEYGRRLAKEAGVPVVTYSAEGHPDADWRAEDVEVGTMDSTFTVVGPKGERIAARSPLPGPFNVANTLAAIVALAVAGLDPQAAADGVAAVPGVPGRLERVDAGQPYLAVVDYAHKTDAVESVLRALRKVTEGRVHVVLGCGGDRDKTKRAPMGAAAARLADTAVLTSDNPRSEDPLSILATMLHGAATVPAHERGEVQVFEDRAAAIAAAVARAQPGDTVLVAGKGHEQGQDIAGVVRPFDDRQVLREAIKKTQG